A genomic region of Mugil cephalus isolate CIBA_MC_2020 chromosome 5, CIBA_Mcephalus_1.1, whole genome shotgun sequence contains the following coding sequences:
- the insb gene encoding preproinsulin b, translating to MAGVPWVVSMLLLLLLYSPGASSTPVQHLCGSHLVDALYFVCGERGFFYSPRRTHKRDLEHVLGFLSKRARQQQRQWRALSDRNEPKVKRGIVEQCCHKPCSIYHLEGYCD from the exons ATGGCCGGGGTACCATGGGTGGTGTCCATgctgttactgctgctgctctacTCCCCAGGGGCGTCCTCAACCCCCGTCCAGCACCTGTGCGGCTCCCACCTGGTGGACGCCCTCTACTTCGTGTGTGGAGAGCGGGGTTTCTTCTACAGTCCGAGGCGAACCCACAAGCGGGATCTGGAGCATGTGCTCG GGTTCCTGTCCAAAAGGGccagacagcagcagcggcaATGGAGGGCTCTGTCTGACCGCAATGAGCCCAAGGTGAAGAGAGGCATCGTGGAGCAATGCTGTCATAAGCCATGCAGCATTTACCACCTGGAGGGCTACTGCGACTGA